Proteins encoded in a region of the Halostella limicola genome:
- a CDS encoding DUF5787 family protein has product MREYGFELALCAHLEDDETLVARQLGGGVAAPANRVLDVVAVAPGPEFEDRTRITPERIPAPAVESNVGPGRFRYWKDAFDCHPDRARGAVDRAVDLGFFERERRGGRDYVRQVARYPDWFGGIRAIENKPDLGAPGDLYTQLRKDVSLALVDEVVLATESHVTRAHLNRIPDEVGVWRFDPDEGVEVIREPAPLPTDETGIELIEERPGRTEVRPIDADEKARYRRRLAERAYGKGWRPRELPACERAAATAVDGGDGLPYCAWKGRVVDPGSECGGDCDGRVAADPPAFDRERERAARTPWVADPDGAARRQAGLDRFTD; this is encoded by the coding sequence GTGCGAGAGTACGGGTTCGAACTGGCCCTGTGTGCCCATCTGGAGGACGACGAGACGCTCGTCGCCCGACAGCTCGGCGGCGGCGTCGCCGCGCCCGCGAACCGCGTGCTCGACGTCGTCGCCGTCGCCCCCGGCCCCGAGTTCGAGGACCGGACCCGGATCACCCCGGAGCGTATCCCGGCACCAGCCGTCGAGAGCAACGTCGGCCCCGGCCGCTTCCGGTACTGGAAGGACGCCTTCGACTGTCACCCGGACCGCGCCCGGGGCGCCGTCGACCGCGCCGTCGACCTCGGCTTCTTCGAGCGCGAGCGCCGCGGCGGTCGCGACTACGTCCGACAGGTGGCCCGTTACCCCGACTGGTTCGGGGGGATACGCGCTATCGAGAACAAGCCCGACCTCGGCGCGCCCGGCGACCTCTACACGCAACTCCGCAAGGACGTGAGCCTCGCGCTGGTCGACGAGGTGGTGCTCGCCACCGAGAGCCACGTCACCCGCGCCCACCTCAACCGCATCCCCGACGAGGTCGGCGTCTGGCGGTTCGACCCAGACGAGGGGGTCGAGGTGATCCGCGAGCCAGCCCCGCTCCCGACCGACGAGACGGGGATCGAACTCATCGAAGAACGACCCGGACGCACGGAGGTGCGACCGATAGACGCCGACGAGAAGGCGCGCTACCGCCGCCGTCTCGCCGAGCGCGCCTACGGCAAGGGCTGGCGCCCCCGCGAGCTGCCCGCCTGCGAGCGCGCTGCCGCGACCGCCGTCGACGGCGGGGACGGCCTGCCCTACTGCGCGTGGAAAGGGCGCGTGGTCGACCCCGGGAGCGAGTGCGGCGGCGACTGCGACGGCCGCGTCGCCGCCGACCCGCCGGCGTTCGACCGCGAGAGAGAGCGGGCCGCGCGCACGCCGTGGGTCGCCGACCCCGACGGCGCCGCCCGGCGTCAGGCCGGCCTCGACCGGTTCACGGACTGA